The Humulus lupulus chromosome 4, drHumLupu1.1, whole genome shotgun sequence genome has a window encoding:
- the LOC133830924 gene encoding uncharacterized protein LOC133830924 isoform X1 — protein MPVLTETSTMAEHIKLRRPRSQFGLLISETDPNPLEIPSIIQSTRCKSTISSLLLSTFSTNNNTNAITTNSNETIPLNLHNKKKNNFTSSTFRGLGCTAGSSQQVSVPAVIRSSADWQGKKVRKKKQKNSNSNNNNGSKNSNGNKESEKDRNALHQGLVDGSNSVFNSASCVDFQDVWCGPGIGFSADAAASVDCVVARRNVSGRGKIDGDKMTSGHRDREQRSYIARRTVTPEPSFFDTEPNFLLERPGSEVFGARYFRHVRHPSPEGLAEIMMLHSGLLMGNRVDIHDRFRDMRLDVDNMSYEELLDLGERIGYVNTGLKEEEIGRCLRKIKLSISNDWSRLPSLADKKCSICQEEFETDDDMGKLDCGHGFHTECIRHWLSHKNTCPVCKAEAVARS, from the exons ATGCCTGTTCTTACAGAGACTTCAACAATGGCAGAACACATAAAATTGAGAAGACCCAGAAGTCAATTTGGCCTACTCATTTCAGAAACAGATCCAAACCCACTTGAAATCCCATCCATTATTCAATCCACTCGCTGCAAATCCACCAtttcttctctccttctctctactTTCTCCACCAATAATAACACCAACGCCATCACCACTAACTCAAATGAAACCATACCCTTGAACCTTCACAACAAGAAGAAAAATAACTTCACTTCTTCGACCTTCAGAGGACTAGGATGCACTGCAGGGTCCTCACAGCAAGTCTCTGTACCTGCTGTGATTCGTAGCTCGGCGGATTGGCAagggaagaaggtgaggaagaaAAAGCAGAAGAATAGTAATAGTAACAACAATAATGGCTCTAAGAACAGTAATGGCAACAAAGAGAGTGAAAAAGACAGAAATGCCCTTCATCAGGGTCTCGTGGATGGGTCTAATTCTGTTTTCAATTCTGCTAGTTGTGTGGATTTTCAAGATGTTTGGTGTGGTCCTGGAATTGGGTTCTCGGCCGATGCTGCTGCCTCGGTTGACTGTGTTGTGGCCAGGAGAAATGTTTCTGGAAGAGGTAAGATTGATGGAGATAAGATGACCAGCGGCCATAGAGATAGAGAG CAGCGTTCTTATATAGCAAGGCGAACAGTCACCCCTGAACCTTCATTTTTTGATACTGAACCTAACTTCTTGTTGGAACGCCCCGGGTCAGAAGTTTTCGGAGCAAGGTATTTTCGCCATGTTCGACATCCTTCCCCTGAAGGCCTTGCTGAG ATAATGATGCTCCACAGTGGTCTGCTAATGGGTAACAGAGTAGACATACACGATCGGTTTAGGGACATGAGACTTGATGTTGATAACATGTCTTATGAG GAACTCCTTGATCTGGGTGAAAGAATTGGTTATGTGAATACTGGACTAAAAGAAGAGGAAATAGGTCGCTGCCTAAGAAAAATCAAGCTCTCGATTTCAAATGATTGGTCACGTTTGCCTTCACTAGCAGATAAGAAGTGCAGCATATGTCAG GAGGAATTCGAAACAGATGATGACATGGGAAAGCTGGACTGTGGACATGGTTTTCATACAGAATGCATAAGACATTGGCTTTCCCATAAAAATACTTGCCCTGTTTGCAAAGCAGAGGCAGTGGCCCGATCCTAG
- the LOC133830924 gene encoding uncharacterized protein LOC133830924 isoform X2 yields MPVLTETSTMAEHIKLRRPRSQFGLLISETDPNPLEIPSIIQSTRCKSTISSLLLSTFSTNNNTNAITTNSNETIPLNLHNKKKNNFTSSTFRGLGCTAGSSQQVSVPAVIRSSADWQGKKVRKKKQKNSNSNNNNGSKNSNGNKESEKDRNALHQGLVDGSNSVFNSASCVDFQDVWCGPGIGFSADAAASVDCVVARRNVSGRGKIDGDKMTSGHRDRERSYIARRTVTPEPSFFDTEPNFLLERPGSEVFGARYFRHVRHPSPEGLAEIMMLHSGLLMGNRVDIHDRFRDMRLDVDNMSYEELLDLGERIGYVNTGLKEEEIGRCLRKIKLSISNDWSRLPSLADKKCSICQEEFETDDDMGKLDCGHGFHTECIRHWLSHKNTCPVCKAEAVARS; encoded by the exons ATGCCTGTTCTTACAGAGACTTCAACAATGGCAGAACACATAAAATTGAGAAGACCCAGAAGTCAATTTGGCCTACTCATTTCAGAAACAGATCCAAACCCACTTGAAATCCCATCCATTATTCAATCCACTCGCTGCAAATCCACCAtttcttctctccttctctctactTTCTCCACCAATAATAACACCAACGCCATCACCACTAACTCAAATGAAACCATACCCTTGAACCTTCACAACAAGAAGAAAAATAACTTCACTTCTTCGACCTTCAGAGGACTAGGATGCACTGCAGGGTCCTCACAGCAAGTCTCTGTACCTGCTGTGATTCGTAGCTCGGCGGATTGGCAagggaagaaggtgaggaagaaAAAGCAGAAGAATAGTAATAGTAACAACAATAATGGCTCTAAGAACAGTAATGGCAACAAAGAGAGTGAAAAAGACAGAAATGCCCTTCATCAGGGTCTCGTGGATGGGTCTAATTCTGTTTTCAATTCTGCTAGTTGTGTGGATTTTCAAGATGTTTGGTGTGGTCCTGGAATTGGGTTCTCGGCCGATGCTGCTGCCTCGGTTGACTGTGTTGTGGCCAGGAGAAATGTTTCTGGAAGAGGTAAGATTGATGGAGATAAGATGACCAGCGGCCATAGAGATAGAGAG CGTTCTTATATAGCAAGGCGAACAGTCACCCCTGAACCTTCATTTTTTGATACTGAACCTAACTTCTTGTTGGAACGCCCCGGGTCAGAAGTTTTCGGAGCAAGGTATTTTCGCCATGTTCGACATCCTTCCCCTGAAGGCCTTGCTGAG ATAATGATGCTCCACAGTGGTCTGCTAATGGGTAACAGAGTAGACATACACGATCGGTTTAGGGACATGAGACTTGATGTTGATAACATGTCTTATGAG GAACTCCTTGATCTGGGTGAAAGAATTGGTTATGTGAATACTGGACTAAAAGAAGAGGAAATAGGTCGCTGCCTAAGAAAAATCAAGCTCTCGATTTCAAATGATTGGTCACGTTTGCCTTCACTAGCAGATAAGAAGTGCAGCATATGTCAG GAGGAATTCGAAACAGATGATGACATGGGAAAGCTGGACTGTGGACATGGTTTTCATACAGAATGCATAAGACATTGGCTTTCCCATAAAAATACTTGCCCTGTTTGCAAAGCAGAGGCAGTGGCCCGATCCTAG